A single genomic interval of Orcinus orca chromosome 19, mOrcOrc1.1, whole genome shotgun sequence harbors:
- the GRN gene encoding progranulin isoform X2, with protein sequence MWTLVSWVALVIGLVAGTQCPDGQLCPVACCLDLRGATYSCCNPIPDKWPTALSRHLGTPCRTDAHCSPGYSCILTVSGTSSCCPFPEAVSCGDGHHCCPQGFHCSADGRSCFQRSDTKPLGAVQCPDRQFECPNSSTCCSMPDGSWGCCPMPQASCCEDKVHCCPHGTSCDLARGLCLTATGTHPLAKKIPAQKTKRPVVLCPDAQSQCPDGSTCCKLPSGKYGCCPMPSAICCSDHLHCCPQDTVCDLIQSKCLSKENATDLVIKLPAHTVQEVKCDMEVSCPDDYTCCRLLSGAWGCCPFAQAVCCEDHVHCCPAGFRCDTEKGTCEQGARRVPWMRKAPAHVSLLDSRAVENDVPCDNVTNCPSSNTCCRLTSGEWGCCPVPEAVCCEDHQHCCPAGYTCNVKARSCEKEVDSARPAAHLDHGRHVGVGNVDCGEGHFCHDNQTCCRDSRGGWACCPYRQGTCCADRRHCCPSGFRCGAKGTKCLLREALRWDAPQRDPAPRQLL encoded by the exons ATGTGGACTCTGGTGAGCTGGGTGGCCTTAGTGATAGGGCTGGTGGCTGGAACACAGTGCCCAGACGGTCAGCTCTGCCCTGTGGCCTGCTGCCTGGACCTGAGAGGAGCTACCTACAGCTGCTGCAATCCCATTCCG GACAAGTGGCCCACGGCGCTGAGCCGGCATCTGGGCACACCGTGCCGGACCGACGCCCATTGCTCGCCCGGCTACTCCTGTATCCTCACTGTCTCGGGGACCTCCAGCTGCTGCCCGTTCCCAGAG GCCGTGTCATGCGGGGATGGCCACCACTGCTGCCCCCAGGGCTTCCACTGCAGTGCTGATGGGCGGTCCTGCTTCCAAAGATCAG ATACCAAGCCCTTGGGTGCCGTCCAGTGCCCCGACAGACAGTTCGAATGCCCCAACTCCTCCACATGCTGCAGTATGCCTGATGGCTCGTGGGGGTGCTGCCCCATGCCCCAG GCTTCTTGCTGTGAAGACAAGGTGCACTGCTGCCCTCACGGCACCTCCTGTGACCTGGCTCGTGGCCTCTGCCTCACGGCCACAGGCACCCACCCCCTGGCAAAGAAGATCCCTGCCCAAAAGACTAAAAGGCCAG tgGTCTTGTGCCCGGATGCACAGTCCCAGTGCCCTGATGGTTCTACCTGCTGCAAGCTGCCCAGTGGAAAGTATGGCTGCTGCCCGATGCCCAGT GCCATCTGCTGCTCTGACCACCTGCACTGCTGCCCCCAGGACACTGTGTGTGACCTGATCCAGAGTAAGTGCCTCTCCAAGGAGAACGCTACGGACCTCGTCATCAAGCTGCCCGCACACACAG TCCAGGAGGTGAAGTGTGACATGGAGGTGAGCTGCCCCGACGACTACACCTGCTGCCGCCTGCTGTCCGGGGCCTGGGGCTGCTGCCCTTTTGCCCAG GCTGTGTGCTGTGAGGACCACGTGCACTGCTGCCCGGCCGGGTTTAGGTGTGACACAGAGAAGGGTACCTGTGAACAGGGGGCCCGCCGGGTGCCCTGGATGAGGAAGGCCCCAGCCCACGTCAGCCTGCTGGACTCCCGAGCCGTGGAGAATGATGTCCCCTGTGATAACGTCACCAACTGTCCCTCCTCCAATACCTGTTGTCGACTCACGTCTGGGGAGTGGGGCTGCTGTCCTGTCCCAGAG GCCGTGTGCTGTGAGGACCACCAGCACTGCTGCCCGGCTGGGTACACCTGCAACGTGAAGGCCCGATCCTGCGAGAAGGAGGTGGACTCTGCCCGCCCTGCTGCCCACCTGGACCACGGCCGGCACGTGGGTGTGGGGAACGTGGACTGTGGGGAGGGGCACTTCTGCCACGATAACCAAACCTGCTGCCGAGACAGCCGAGGGGGCTGGGCCTGCTGTCCCTACCGCCAG GGCACGTGTTGTGCAGACAGGCGTCACTGCTGTCCCTCTGGCTTCCGCTGTGGGGCCAAGGGCACCAAGTGTTTGCTCCGGGAAGCCCTCCGCTGGGACGCTCCTCAGAGGGACCCGGCCCCGAGGCAGCTGCTGTGA
- the GRN gene encoding progranulin isoform X3 — protein sequence MATTAAPRASTAVLMGGPASKDQIPSPWVPSSAPTDSSNAPTPPHAAVCLMARGGAAPCPRAISSQASCCEDKVHCCPHGTSCDLARGLCLTATGTHPLAKKIPAQKTKRPVVLCPDAQSQCPDGSTCCKLPSGKYGCCPMPSAICCSDHLHCCPQDTVCDLIQSKCLSKENATDLVIKLPAHTVQEVKCDMEVSCPDDYTCCRLLSGAWGCCPFAQAVCCEDHVHCCPAGFRCDTEKGTCEQGARRVPWMRKAPAHVSLLDSRAVENDVPCDNVTNCPSSNTCCRLTSGEWGCCPVPEAVCCSDHQHCCPQGYTCLAGGHCKRGNKVVTGLAKLPARRASLSHSRDMGCDQHTSCPVGQTCCPSLSGGWACCQLPHAVCCEDHQHCCPAGYTCNVKARSCEKEVDSARPAAHLDHGRHVGVGNVDCGEGHFCHDNQTCCRDSRGGWACCPYRQGTCCADRRHCCPSGFRCGAKGTKCLLREALRWDAPQRDPAPRQLL from the exons ATGGCCACCACTGCTGCCCCCAGGGCTTCCACTGCAGTGCTGATGGGCGGTCCTGCTTCCAAAGATCAG ATACCAAGCCCTTGGGTGCCGTCCAGTGCCCCGACAGACAGTTCGAATGCCCCAACTCCTCCACATGCTGCAGTATGCCTGATGGCTCGTGGGGGTGCTGCCCCATGCCCCAG GGCCATCTCTTCTCAGGCTTCTTGCTGTGAAGACAAGGTGCACTGCTGCCCTCACGGCACCTCCTGTGACCTGGCTCGTGGCCTCTGCCTCACGGCCACAGGCACCCACCCCCTGGCAAAGAAGATCCCTGCCCAAAAGACTAAAAGGCCAG tgGTCTTGTGCCCGGATGCACAGTCCCAGTGCCCTGATGGTTCTACCTGCTGCAAGCTGCCCAGTGGAAAGTATGGCTGCTGCCCGATGCCCAGT GCCATCTGCTGCTCTGACCACCTGCACTGCTGCCCCCAGGACACTGTGTGTGACCTGATCCAGAGTAAGTGCCTCTCCAAGGAGAACGCTACGGACCTCGTCATCAAGCTGCCCGCACACACAG TCCAGGAGGTGAAGTGTGACATGGAGGTGAGCTGCCCCGACGACTACACCTGCTGCCGCCTGCTGTCCGGGGCCTGGGGCTGCTGCCCTTTTGCCCAG GCTGTGTGCTGTGAGGACCACGTGCACTGCTGCCCGGCCGGGTTTAGGTGTGACACAGAGAAGGGTACCTGTGAACAGGGGGCCCGCCGGGTGCCCTGGATGAGGAAGGCCCCAGCCCACGTCAGCCTGCTGGACTCCCGAGCCGTGGAGAATGATGTCCCCTGTGATAACGTCACCAACTGTCCCTCCTCCAATACCTGTTGTCGACTCACGTCTGGGGAGTGGGGCTGCTGTCCTGTCCCAGAG GCTGTCTGCTGCTCAGACCACCAGCACTGCTGCCCCCAGGGCTACACGTGTTTGGCTGGGGGGCACTGTAAGAGGGGGAACAAGGTGGTGACCGGACTGGCCAAGTTGCCTGCCCGCCGGGCTTCCCTGTCCCACTCCAGAGACATGGGCTGTGACCAGCACACCAGCTGCCCCGTGGGGCAGACCTGCTGCCCGAGCCTGAGCGGGGGCTGGGCCTGCTGCCAGTTGCCACAC GCCGTGTGCTGTGAGGACCACCAGCACTGCTGCCCGGCTGGGTACACCTGCAACGTGAAGGCCCGATCCTGCGAGAAGGAGGTGGACTCTGCCCGCCCTGCTGCCCACCTGGACCACGGCCGGCACGTGGGTGTGGGGAACGTGGACTGTGGGGAGGGGCACTTCTGCCACGATAACCAAACCTGCTGCCGAGACAGCCGAGGGGGCTGGGCCTGCTGTCCCTACCGCCAG GGCACGTGTTGTGCAGACAGGCGTCACTGCTGTCCCTCTGGCTTCCGCTGTGGGGCCAAGGGCACCAAGTGTTTGCTCCGGGAAGCCCTCCGCTGGGACGCTCCTCAGAGGGACCCGGCCCCGAGGCAGCTGCTGTGA
- the GRN gene encoding progranulin isoform X1, with protein sequence MWTLVSWVALVIGLVAGTQCPDGQLCPVACCLDLRGATYSCCNPIPDKWPTALSRHLGTPCRTDAHCSPGYSCILTVSGTSSCCPFPEAVSCGDGHHCCPQGFHCSADGRSCFQRSDTKPLGAVQCPDRQFECPNSSTCCSMPDGSWGCCPMPQASCCEDKVHCCPHGTSCDLARGLCLTATGTHPLAKKIPAQKTKRPVVLCPDAQSQCPDGSTCCKLPSGKYGCCPMPSAICCSDHLHCCPQDTVCDLIQSKCLSKENATDLVIKLPAHTVQEVKCDMEVSCPDDYTCCRLLSGAWGCCPFAQAVCCEDHVHCCPAGFRCDTEKGTCEQGARRVPWMRKAPAHVSLLDSRAVENDVPCDNVTNCPSSNTCCRLTSGEWGCCPVPEAVCCSDHQHCCPQGYTCLAGGHCKRGNKVVTGLAKLPARRASLSHSRDMGCDQHTSCPVGQTCCPSLSGGWACCQLPHAVCCEDHQHCCPAGYTCNVKARSCEKEVDSARPAAHLDHGRHVGVGNVDCGEGHFCHDNQTCCRDSRGGWACCPYRQGTCCADRRHCCPSGFRCGAKGTKCLLREALRWDAPQRDPAPRQLL encoded by the exons ATGTGGACTCTGGTGAGCTGGGTGGCCTTAGTGATAGGGCTGGTGGCTGGAACACAGTGCCCAGACGGTCAGCTCTGCCCTGTGGCCTGCTGCCTGGACCTGAGAGGAGCTACCTACAGCTGCTGCAATCCCATTCCG GACAAGTGGCCCACGGCGCTGAGCCGGCATCTGGGCACACCGTGCCGGACCGACGCCCATTGCTCGCCCGGCTACTCCTGTATCCTCACTGTCTCGGGGACCTCCAGCTGCTGCCCGTTCCCAGAG GCCGTGTCATGCGGGGATGGCCACCACTGCTGCCCCCAGGGCTTCCACTGCAGTGCTGATGGGCGGTCCTGCTTCCAAAGATCAG ATACCAAGCCCTTGGGTGCCGTCCAGTGCCCCGACAGACAGTTCGAATGCCCCAACTCCTCCACATGCTGCAGTATGCCTGATGGCTCGTGGGGGTGCTGCCCCATGCCCCAG GCTTCTTGCTGTGAAGACAAGGTGCACTGCTGCCCTCACGGCACCTCCTGTGACCTGGCTCGTGGCCTCTGCCTCACGGCCACAGGCACCCACCCCCTGGCAAAGAAGATCCCTGCCCAAAAGACTAAAAGGCCAG tgGTCTTGTGCCCGGATGCACAGTCCCAGTGCCCTGATGGTTCTACCTGCTGCAAGCTGCCCAGTGGAAAGTATGGCTGCTGCCCGATGCCCAGT GCCATCTGCTGCTCTGACCACCTGCACTGCTGCCCCCAGGACACTGTGTGTGACCTGATCCAGAGTAAGTGCCTCTCCAAGGAGAACGCTACGGACCTCGTCATCAAGCTGCCCGCACACACAG TCCAGGAGGTGAAGTGTGACATGGAGGTGAGCTGCCCCGACGACTACACCTGCTGCCGCCTGCTGTCCGGGGCCTGGGGCTGCTGCCCTTTTGCCCAG GCTGTGTGCTGTGAGGACCACGTGCACTGCTGCCCGGCCGGGTTTAGGTGTGACACAGAGAAGGGTACCTGTGAACAGGGGGCCCGCCGGGTGCCCTGGATGAGGAAGGCCCCAGCCCACGTCAGCCTGCTGGACTCCCGAGCCGTGGAGAATGATGTCCCCTGTGATAACGTCACCAACTGTCCCTCCTCCAATACCTGTTGTCGACTCACGTCTGGGGAGTGGGGCTGCTGTCCTGTCCCAGAG GCTGTCTGCTGCTCAGACCACCAGCACTGCTGCCCCCAGGGCTACACGTGTTTGGCTGGGGGGCACTGTAAGAGGGGGAACAAGGTGGTGACCGGACTGGCCAAGTTGCCTGCCCGCCGGGCTTCCCTGTCCCACTCCAGAGACATGGGCTGTGACCAGCACACCAGCTGCCCCGTGGGGCAGACCTGCTGCCCGAGCCTGAGCGGGGGCTGGGCCTGCTGCCAGTTGCCACAC GCCGTGTGCTGTGAGGACCACCAGCACTGCTGCCCGGCTGGGTACACCTGCAACGTGAAGGCCCGATCCTGCGAGAAGGAGGTGGACTCTGCCCGCCCTGCTGCCCACCTGGACCACGGCCGGCACGTGGGTGTGGGGAACGTGGACTGTGGGGAGGGGCACTTCTGCCACGATAACCAAACCTGCTGCCGAGACAGCCGAGGGGGCTGGGCCTGCTGTCCCTACCGCCAG GGCACGTGTTGTGCAGACAGGCGTCACTGCTGTCCCTCTGGCTTCCGCTGTGGGGCCAAGGGCACCAAGTGTTTGCTCCGGGAAGCCCTCCGCTGGGACGCTCCTCAGAGGGACCCGGCCCCGAGGCAGCTGCTGTGA